GCTTTCCATCCCTAGTTGAACATGTGGCGTCACCATGGTGACCATAGAGGATGAGGCAAGCCGTGCAAGAGGTGGTGCCACCGCATGCTTGGCCTCGGCCTCCTCTTCTCCATTACCTGGGAGTACAAGATCCGAAGTGGCGGGCGTGGGAACCCAGTCCAGGCGAGTGGAGCACGAGGAGAAGCTCGAGAGCGCGTCCGACATCTCCATCTCTACATGGGTATCGGTTGATTCCATTCCATCTGTTGATGTATAATGTGTTGTCTAGTCTCTTCCATCAGAtcggtcttttggttgcattggctagagcatgcacttctacatggtagcagagccaagaggtcttgagttcaagacccgGCTGGCGCAATTAAATTGCAACCCACTTTCGGTCCATGTTTAGGCCTGAGGGAGCCACACGTGAGGGGGAGTGTTGACGTATAATGTGCTACCTAGTCTCTTCCATCAGAtcggtcttttggttgcattggctagagcatgcacttctacacCATCTGGTGCACATGAGCAACCGGACGAGGTTGCATCGAGGCTAGGCAGGTTTGCTGACCAACTGACCGACGTCAAGCAGACCGTCGAGTAATGGTGTTGCGGTGCAGCGGGTGCACCATCTACACGGGCAGCAGTAGAGGCATCCTTGGTTGGGTGGGGTCACGATACTCATGTACAACCTACGGAATGTGTCGGTGGTGGGCGTGGTGCAGCTTGCACGTCCGCGTGCGTGCGCATGCCATCTTGTGCCGTTGCTGCAGTGAGCGCTCCGTCGGTGAGGACCGCAACAACCAAGACGATGCTAAGTTGCGTTGCTCCCCTAGCGAGCTGTGTGCGACATGTGCCACACCGGAGAGCGACTAAGCGCTGAGACTTGATGTACAAGGGCACGACCTCCTACTTGTTGCTgatttttgaaggaaatatgccctagaggcaataataaaattattatttatttcctcaaatcgtgataaatgtttattattcatggtagaattgtattaaccggaaacataatacatgtgtgaatacatagacaaacatagtgtcactagtatgcctctacttgactagctcgttaatcaaagatggttaagtttcctagccatggacatgagttgtcatttgattaacgggatcacatcattaggagaatgatgtgattgacttgacccattccgttagcttagcacttgatcgtttagtatgttgctattgctttcttcatgacttatacatgttcctatgactatgggattatgcaactcccgtttaccggaggaacactttgtgtgctaccaaacgtcacaacgtaactgggtgattataaaggtgctctacaggtgtctccgaaggtacttgttgagttggcgtatttcgagattaggatttgtcactccgattgtcggagaggtatctctgggccctctcggtaatgcacatcactataagccttgcaagcaatgtgactaatgagttagttgcgggatgatgcattacggaacgagtaaagagacttgccggtaacgagattgaactaggtattgagataccgacgatcgaatctcgggcaagtaacataccgatgacaaagggaacaacgtatgttgttatgcggtttgaccgataaagatcttcctagaatatgtgggagccaatatgagcatccaggttccgctattggttattgaccggaaatgtgtctcggtcatgtctacatagttctcgaacccgtagggtccgcacgcttaaagtttggtgatgatcggtattatgagtttttgtgttttgatgtaccgaaggtagttcggagtcccggatatgatcacggacatgacgaggagtctcgaaatggtcgagacataaagatcgatatattggacgactatattcggacaccggaagtgttccgagtggtttcgaagaaaaaccggagtaccggggggttaccggaacccccccgggaagctattgggccttatgggccttagtggagaagagagagggcagccaggaggtggcgcgcggccccccttgccccaatccgaattggacaaggggaaggggcggcggcccccctctccttccttctctccacctcctcctccccccttctccttcttggaataggaaaggtgggggccaaacctacttggagtaggattgcccccccttgggcgcgcctctcccctggccggccctctcctcctcccctcctttatatacgggggcagggaggcaccccaaacacacaagttgatctgttgatctattccagccgtgtgcggtgcccccctccaccatattccacctcggtcatatcgtagcggtgcttaggcgaagccctgcgtcggtaacaacatcatcaccgtcatcacgctgtcgtgctgacggaactctcccgtgaagctctgctggatcggagttcgcgggacgtcatcgaactgaacgtgtgctgaactcggaggtgccatacgttcggtacttggatcggtcagatcgtgaagacgtacgactacatcaactgcgttgtgctaacgcttccgctttcgttctatgagggtacgtggacaacactctcccctctcgttgctatgcatcaccatgatcctgtgtgtgcgtggaatttttttgaaattactacattcccctaCAATTTTCTGATGGGTTGTTGCCATGGTACGGTGGCTGCCGGCAAGGCTGAGAGGCGGTTGCATTGACTGGAAAAGAGTGAGAGGTTTTTTCTCTTTTATTTACTTGGTGGGTCCCATATGTACGGAGCTGATGTGGCGGTGCTGACTCAACAGTCAACTTGGTAAAAACCGCTCCAGTGAGTCAAAATCGAGCGAAGGGTTGATTAATGAACCAGATGGTTTGAGATGACCGGTTATGAACTTGAGGGTTGAATCATAAACCGAGTGGCAAGTCGGAATTGTAAAGTGGGATTTTCTTCAACAAAAAAGGGCAATGTTTGTGTCCGGCCGACCGGCTGAAACTTCAGCCGGTTGCGCATGAGCCACACGATCAAAACTAATTGAACAACCTACATGCAGAGCGCACCCAGCCTATCCATATGGCTGGGTCCCACGCATCGCTCAGGTCATCCCTATCTCTTCACGCATTGCTCTCCTTCACTTATCTCTGGACGCAATCCATTTCCTCCTCTGCTCGCCTTTTTCGTCTCCCCAGGCAAGTCTTTGCCATCTGATTTCATGGGCACACCGATGCCGCGACACCACCATGAGCCGCCCTAGCAAACCGCGCACCACCTTGGTGCTACTACCCACCACCGGTGCTGGATTCAGCCACTGTTGGCGCTAGAACCGACCAACCATTTGTGCTACAAGATGTTGACCGTCGGCGCTGGAACCGGGCGGGTTGGGAGCTAGAACCGACCAACTACATTGCTACAATCGACACCAGCCGACGTTGTAACCGATAGTCTTTTTTGCTACAACCGGCAGGAGCAGCTGTCGGCGGCAATCTTGTTTGCTGGAACCAGCGACTGGGATTGCTACATCCACGGTGGTGAAGTAGTTGCTAAGGTGCTGGAACGGGCGAACTATTCTGCTGCAATGGGCGAGAAGGTTTGCTGGAACAGACTGTCTCTTTTGCGATAACCGGTGGCAACATTTTTTGCTTTAGCTGGAACCGACACGTGGATTTGCTGAACCAGGGACCGGGATTGCTGCATCCAAGATGGTGAGCAGTCGCCCAGGTGCTGGAACCGGTGACTTTTTTGTTTCAATCAGCGAAAGGGATTGCGAGAACCGGCCAAAATGCTTGATGTTGGGTTGGGGAACGACGGCCGGCTGAGAAAAAAAGCTGCAACCGGCGTTTGGGTTGGTTGCCGCGAACCACGAGCGCGGCGACGAGAACGACGACCATGTACCATGGAGCAGCGGGTGGCGCAGTGCTCCGACCGGGGGCGACGGGAGGCGCGGTCGGCGCGAGATGCGGGAGCTGTGCGAGGAAGAAGAAACTCGGACCGAACCGTTTTACCAGATCAAACGACCCACACGGGCTCGCATCCGACGGACTGCGCGCGACCGGCGGCCGGCGCGTTAGCATTGGCCTACTAAAAATAGTAGGAGTGTCATTCGCCAAAAAGACAAAAAAGCAGGTGTGGTCGGCAGCTGAAAGGGGTCCAGTAGCCAGTGGCTCGTCGGAGCCCATCATTCCCAGCGGAAAGCAAGCTGACCTGTGCAAAAGGTAGACTTTTCGGTCATTCAGTGACCAGAAGCACCGAGCCGTTAGACCCGGCCGGACGAAGTAAAAGCTCTCCCCCACTCCAAACTTCAGACATGGCCGAACACCAAGCCCCAAAATCCCGTCGTCGCCAAATTCCACTTCGCCCCGGCCGCCTGTAGCAATAGCAACAAGAAGCTACTCCTAGAAGAAATGGAGGGCGACGAGATCTTTGCAAGCCTAGACTCGCTCTGGTTCCACTCCAGCGTCCTCCACCGGCGGCCGCGCTTCAAGCAGCACTCGGAAGAGCTGAAGCCGCCCAGGAATCAAGATCAACATCCCAAATGCGTCGACGACGAGGTGACGCTGGGAGCGAGAAGAGCGGATCCGGGAAGCAGGGCCCTCCAAGAGCGCATCGAGACAtggcaggaggagcagtggcggCAGCAGACGCTCGTCGTTGCGGCACCGCCACGGTGCTCGCCCGTCAGCGATGGTGTCGCCATGAAGGCTCATCTCAGGTCGTGGGCTCATGCCGTTGCTTGCTCGGTCAGATGAAGGCCCTCCACCAGTTCAAAATCTTGCAATTTGGTACGATTTTCCCATTGCCTGCTCCACACATATATCTGAATAAAGACATCTCGCCTGTGGCTTCTAAGTTTCACATGATATCTCCTCTGAGCTGCACATTTCGATCTGCAAATAGAGAATATGCACAATTCCACTTGCAGTTTCTCTACTTTTACACACACCGTCGAGGTTGTGGGAGTAGCCAGGGGCCACTGTCTATTGTACACTTGTTTTACATCTGGAATTTGTATCCTATGGGTGATTTACAGATCGGCATCAACCAATTTTACAACATGATTTACAGATACTGCTAACACGTCGAATCCAGGGCGGGAGAGCAAATGCTATGCAGCTCTCCTCAAATAATTAGACTATACATGGAGGGTTAACTAACGCTTCATAAAACCACACATTCGATGTGTAACGACCGTGTTCTCTTCTCACTCCTGGTTGGACGCTGCCTCTGGAAGTTTGAATGTAGGAGGCCTGTCTGCACCTTTCCTCGAGTATTCTCGCCACCTCCTTGCCGCCGCAGCCGCTCGCTTCACTCTCTCCTTTGTGTCCTCTTCTGTTGCACATGTCAGCAGGAGTATTAGAACAACAGATAGGCAAAGGACGTGAGCTTAAATGATCCGAGGAATTGACAATTGGCAAAATATTCTAGTTTTACCGTTCTTTTGGTATCTTGTTGGTGACCCCCATATATCACTCCATGAACTGCCCTTGTTAGCATCATCTTGGCTCATCCGCATCCTCACCTTATTCTGCAAGACATTACGGAGCGGCTCACGACAAGACACACGCGGTTGATATGTGGAAAATCAGAAGTTTATGATCCTAATTTTCCCAAACTGGATTTTCATATGTACATATAAAAAAAGCCATGTATCGAACAGAGAATTATACCAAGACTTGTGCTTGTCTTTTCTCCCAGCGCGTACTTGCCTGACAGCAGGAAATATAACAGAACATGTTAAGACCTACATAAATTTCATTGCTAACAAAAGACCTACTACATGAACAGAGGTTTAAAGTGCATAGGGTCTGTGATAACAACTTCAGAAGGTGGACGTATTTAGAAATATGCACATTAATTTTTATAATGAATTGCATTGCATAGAGCCCATCCATCATCACGCGAGAAAGGGCTTTTTTTCGGAAGGGAGGATACCCCCGGCCTCCACACAGAGAAAGTTAGGGGAGATAAATGTAATTTACATGGGTAAAGATATTACCATCCGGAACACATCAAATGAACTCCCCATCCCAGAAAGCATCAATGCAACCTGCTCAAATGGGAAGCAAATCATATGATATTACAAGGTAGGGTAATCTGAATCTAGTATGATACAGTAGAAAACAGCAGAGTGATTGCATATTAACTAACTGCAGAAATTCCTTACATTCACTCTCTCGACTCTGCGCATTTCATCCTCGAGGAGTGTAACTTGTGCTGCTGAAGTCCAGTGGATGCAGTCAACCGGACTGGATACACAGAGTTTAGAGGTTTATGAGCATTACTATTACTAGTCACAAACTCCCCATTGGAAAAACCACTCATACTGTTTGGCACAAATGGCAGCATACGCATTCCGTAGGTTTGTTACGGTAGTGGACAGATACAGATGAAATAATGCAGACATGGGGCTCACCAACTGTCAATGGCTTCTTGAATTAGCTCTTCATTGCCTGATTGATTGTAAACTCTTGCACGCCCATAATCCTCCTCAATCTCGAAAACCTTGGAACAGACATTAGCACAGTTTTTACAACCTGCACACAGATGGGAGCAGAACTTAAATCAGAACCCAGTTTAGATAATCTCACAGTAGCTCCTGACCAGGTTATAGCCatcagtagtagtagtagtagtacctATGCAGCTAAACTCATCGACAAACACATGATCCCTGGGTGCATCATCCAAGAAGGGGTTGGTTGCTGTTGCAGTAAAGCCATTGATCTCGTCATACacggctcgctggatggggtcggTAAGTACCTGTTCATCCCTTGCTCATGTTAACTTCATGGATTAGATTGCAACGCAAATTGCTCGTGCCCCCTGAAGAAAAGAGCGTACGGTTTTCATTTCTCAGGAATTTTACCGTGTAAACCTCGTTGATGAACATGCAGAAGTTGGTCACATCGGGGTCGTTCCCACTGAGATCTGGATGGCACGCCTTCATGCAATTGTAGTAGGCTTTCTTGATCTGTTGCGGTGTTGCGTCCGGCATCTGAAAACATGGAGGAATTGTTATCAGCTCCGTAGCAGGGGAAAGACGATTGTTTTTACACAAGAGTGCGAACGAGTGGTCAGAAGCTGAAGAACTTACAACGCCAAGAACGGCGTAGTAATCTTCGGCGGCGCTCCCCTCCGGGCTGCGGGGCTCCGTCGCCACCGCGGACACCCTGAAGCCCCTCCTCCCCCACGTCCTCCGTCTCCGGTGGCGGTCTCTCCTCCCGGCGCCGGCCAGCCCTGCGACTGCCCATCGCCGGACACTGCCGGAACAGCGGACGGCGGTGGAGGAGGAATGGGACTTGGCCACCAGGTCGGCGAGCAGCGGTGGCGACAGGAGAGGAGCCATCGGGTAGATGATGTTCGATCGCGTTTCGGTGcgagggaggaggggaggagcGAGGAGAAGGCCGGCTGGATCCGGTGGCCGTGGGGTTTGCTTGCTCTGTTTTGCTGCGTTTTCCTGGCAGCCTGCGTTATTACGGTTTTTCTCAACCACACTTCTCCCGCGATTTTTCTCCACCGTTCTTCTTCACGAAGCTGACCTTGCTGATGTTTGTATTTGCGTGGATACCCTCAGCTACGTCGGCATTTCTCAATGTCCGTGGTGCAGCAGTAAACTCCCACTCTCTTTTTTTTGGGTAAAAACATTATTTCTTGAGGTGAGCCTGGTTGATCGAAAATAAAAATGATACTCAAATGCAAGCCATCATCAAATTTTCTCTCTCGATTTCTTCATTATTGTGGCTGCCTGTAGCTTACAATGTTTTTTTTTCGGTGAGCTTACAAGGCTTTTCTGACAGCAAAGTCGGCGCCATAACTTTTCAAGGCTTCAAGTTACACGATGCAAATAAGTCTTTTAGAGGGGATAATGGTGCACATGAATAAGCTAGTAGAGCGGGACTACCCGTTGCTCCGTTGCTCCAAGCCACGGAGATCGGGGGAGTATGTACAAGTGGTATTCTTCTGATGATGGCGCTCGAATTTGACAGCCATAGCATATCAAATTGTGGAAGCATACAAGCTTCATGGTGAATAATCAGAACTTGGGTCTACAGTATTCACACCAAACGGACATGATCTTTATAGACTTAGTCCAATGGCAAGATATGATGATCTTGTATAATTGTTCTCTAATTATGTAGTAGTAACTTTGTAATCGAATGATGGATGGTGTCTTTCCTAACTACAAGATGTGAGGTgcaaagtactccctccgtccgaaaatacttgtcatcaaaatgaataaaaagAGATGTATTTATAACTAatatacgtctagatacatccccttttGTTCATTTTGGTGATAaatatttccggacggagggagtacaaaatgCCACCTTTCAAGAGTATTGTATTTTTTCAGGTAAAAAAAAGAGTATTGTATTTTTCCATCTCCTTGAGAAGGTTGGATAATGAAGGGGCTATATATTGAATTATTCATGCTTCAGACTTCAGCAAAAAAGGTGTGGGCCCTAGGCTCCTGGTTGAGAACCTAGAACGAACTGCTGGTGGTGGTACAGGGGTATCAGCCGTGATAGGGATCGGATTTGTCAAAATAAAAAATTGATGTGGAGATTGAAAACACTGTTTATGTCTGTCTAGGCTGACTTGGCAACTTCACTGCCTCCACTTTTGAGTTATCGCGAGGAATCGTCCACAAAATCTATTCGAACAACCAGAAAAATGTAATCGAGCTAAACAAACGTTTTGGaataataattcaaaaaaaaaaaaagaatcaTCCATCTCATTTGTCATATAGTGCCTTCAAGACACACAAGTCCATTTTAGAGACATACGCTCTGCATGCCATTAGAATTAATAAAACCATAACAATTTAACTTCGGTCAAAACCATAAAACACATGATCAAATTGTTTAACCAATGTAGGGATGTAGGCTAATTACCAAACAACCAATCTTTTCTTTCTCAATCAATATTTCCTTCCGGGAGGCACCGGTAGATCCGATTATTGATAAATAGCAGGAATTTTAGTATTTTACCATCcaaaatatttttttgaaaaataaatTCGTATAATTACTGCCTAAAACTATAATCATAATACCCTAAGAGCATCTTCAATAGGAAATACAAATTTAAAGATGTAAAATAAGAGTTGAAAAAATTTACATCTCCAAAAGGTGTTTTTGCATCTTCAAAAAAGTGTCAACTTCAACGGACGACGTAAAACGGAGATGtaaaagagcatctccaatagaagaTGCAAACTAAAGATGTAAAACCGGCCGCCGGCCCCGCGACTGCTGTTCGGCTGCTGTTCAGTCACAGTACAGCCGCATTTGCACATTGATTTTTCATATTTCTACCAACAAAAGTGTATCATCAACCATAGTTTTAAATCCTACAAGCAAAAGTCAATTGTCTCAAACCAAGTTCTTGGTCCAACAAATGAAAATGCACATAGACATCACTCAATTTGTGTCCTATCCGTTGTCACTAGTGCCATTGTGGACAGTGGTATGATCATCATCAATGGCTTCTTTGTCGACATTTTCTTGCGTTGAAGTCTCATTGCCGCGAACTCCAACAGAAGCACCTTCATTGCCACCTCCCATGCCGCTCATGTTGCCACCAAAGCCACCTCCCACGCCGCTCATGTTGCCACCGAAGCCACCTCCCATGCCATAAAACATGTTGCCGCCGAAGCCACCTCCCATGCCACTCATCATGTTGCCGCCGAAGCCACCTCCCATGCCGCTCATGTTGCCGCCAAAGCCACCTCCAATGCCATTGAAGCCACCATCCATGTTGCCACCAAAACCACCTCCCATATTTCCACCAAATGCACCATTCATGGACCTCCCATCATGTTCATGTACCCGCCCATTCCACTTCCTATTCCTCCGCCCATGGCACCTCCCATCATGCTTCTCATGAGCATTTGCTTCTTCATGAGCATTTCATCGTGACAAAGTTCGACATACCCCTTTGCCTTGGCATCAAGAGTAGATAAGTCCATGAACATAAACTTGAGTGCTTTCTCCTCCACCATGTTCATCTCCTCAGTCGCCGCCTTCCTCTCCTCAAGCTCAACCTTTCTCTCTTCGGCCGCCGCCCTCCGTCACTCGGCTTCACTCCACTCCTCCATTTCTTTGAGCTTTAACAATCTTTTTTCTTCCGCATACTCCTTCCTCGTCATGACGATGTCATCAAATCCTTCCTTGAGGCCATTGTCTCCGGACTTGGTTCCCTTCACTTTCTTAGTTCCATCAGGCCTATATGATTTAGTCGCCGAGTGAGGGGTGGGGCTCCTTATCTCATCACCGGGGACATCTTCTTCATCCTCCTCCACCAGACTTTTCTTCTTCGAAGCATCGAAAACTTCTCTAGTTTTCCACTTCTCATCATTGAGCTCTTTGTAGCAATGATGAAAAGTGAAAGCTCTTcatttcttcttccttttctctCCTTTGTTGTTCCTATCTCGAAATAATCCTTGCGCAATCATTTTCTACAAAAAAAACAACCAACATGTCATCATCAAACTA
The Aegilops tauschii subsp. strangulata cultivar AL8/78 chromosome 3, Aet v6.0, whole genome shotgun sequence genome window above contains:
- the LOC109734729 gene encoding uncharacterized protein translates to MAPLLSPPLLADLVAKSHSSSTAVRCSGSVRRWAVAGLAGAGRRDRHRRRRTWGRRGFRVSAVATEPRSPEGSAAEDYYAVLGVMPDATPQQIKKAYYNCMKACHPDLSGNDPDVTNFCMFINEVYTVLTDPIQRAVYDEINGFTATATNPFLDDAPRDHVFVDEFSCIGCKNCANVCSKVFEIEEDYGRARVYNQSGNEELIQEAIDSCPVDCIHWTSAAQVTLLEDEMRRVERVNVALMLSGMGSSFDVFRMASTRWEKRQAQVLNKVRMRMSQDDANKGSSWSDIWGSPTRYQKNEEDTKERVKRAAAAARRWREYSRKGADRPPTFKLPEAASNQE